One window from the genome of Methanofastidiosum sp. encodes:
- a CDS encoding NAD(P)-dependent glycerol-1-phosphate dehydrogenase, which translates to MENPLHIINLSRMVVMGSDIWGSVKTTVEKLGYKNPVVLDDPITRGIIGKKVSDDLNCDHYEVKVASMAEVYSTGDILKNGKYDIVVSIGGGSVIDVGKLASFNISIPFISYPTVASHDGIASSRASIRDGEKKISVEAHPPIAILADTKIVSKAPYRFMASGCADLISNYTAVLDWQLAHKLKGEYYSEHAASLSSMSAKVTIDNADVIKEGLEESARKVLKGLISSGVAMSIAGSSRPASGAEHAFAHSLDMIAEKPAMHGEQCGVGSIMTMYLHREEKYKTIKEALEKIKAPTTAEELGVTDNELIKALTMAHKIRDRYTILGESGLTERAATKLAKVTGVID; encoded by the coding sequence ATGGAAAATCCCCTTCATATCATTAATCTTTCAAGAATGGTTGTAATGGGCTCAGATATTTGGGGCTCTGTTAAAACAACAGTAGAGAAATTAGGATACAAAAATCCTGTTGTTCTTGATGATCCAATTACAAGAGGAATTATTGGAAAAAAAGTTTCTGACGATCTAAATTGCGACCACTATGAAGTAAAAGTTGCTTCTATGGCAGAAGTATATTCAACTGGGGATATTTTAAAAAATGGAAAATACGATATAGTTGTTTCAATAGGTGGAGGGTCAGTTATAGATGTTGGAAAACTAGCATCTTTCAACATCTCTATCCCTTTTATCAGTTACCCAACCGTAGCATCTCATGATGGGATAGCTTCTTCTAGGGCGTCTATTCGAGATGGTGAAAAAAAAATATCAGTTGAGGCGCATCCTCCCATTGCCATTTTAGCGGATACAAAAATTGTTTCTAAGGCACCATATAGATTCATGGCTTCAGGATGTGCGGATTTGATATCAAATTACACGGCTGTATTGGATTGGCAACTCGCCCATAAACTAAAAGGAGAATATTACAGTGAACATGCAGCATCTTTGTCATCTATGAGTGCTAAGGTGACAATTGACAATGCTGATGTAATTAAAGAGGGATTAGAAGAATCAGCTCGAAAAGTTTTGAAGGGACTTATATCTTCTGGAGTAGCTATGAGTATTGCCGGATCTTCAAGGCCTGCTTCAGGTGCTGAACACGCATTTGCCCATTCACTGGACATGATTGCTGAAAAACCTGCAATGCACGGAGAGCAGTGTGGAGTTGGTTCTATAATGACTATGTATCTACACAGAGAAGAGAAGTATAAAACAATAAAAGAAGCTCTTGAAAAAATTAAAGCACCAACAACTGCTGAAGAACTTGGAGTCACAGATAATGAATTAATTAAAGCACTAACAATGGCACATAAGATTAGG